CCTTCCTGCGCGAGTTCGGCACGCTGGTCGGGGCCGGGCTGACCGTCGACCGCGCCTTACGCCTCGTCGAGCGCCAGGCCGGCCCGGCCCTCAAGCCGGTGCTGGCCGACCTGCTCGAGCGGGTGGTGGCCGGCGCCTCGCTGTCGCGGGCGATGGCGGCCCACCCGCAGGCCTTCCCGCGCGACATGGTCGACATCGTGCGGGCCGGCGAGGCCACCGGGACGCTGGTCGACGTCGTCGGCTCGCTCACCGCCTCGATCGAGCGCCGCGACGCGGTCCGGCGCCACCTCTCCTCGGCGATGATCTACCCGGCGCTCCTGATCGCGATGGCGGTCGGCACCGTGGCGATGATCGTCGGCGTGCTGGTGCCGGCCCTCGCGCCTCTCTTCGAGGGCAGCGGCCAGGCGCCGCCCTTCGCGATCCGCGCCGCCGGCTGGCTCGGCGACACGCTCGCGGCGACCTGGCCGTTCCTCCTCGGGGGCCTCGCGCTGACGGTCCTCGGGCTCGCCCGGGCGTGGCGGATGCCCGCCTTCGCGGCTGCCCGGGCGCAACTGGCGCTCCGCCTGCCGCTGGTGCGCGAGATCGTGGTCGGCATCGAGTGCGGCCGCTTCTGCCGGGTGCTCGGCACGCTGCTGGCCGCCGAGGTGCCGATCCCCGACGCGGTGGCGGCGACGCGGCCGCTCGCCGGCAACCGAGTCTTCCGCCGCGCCCTCGACGAGGCCGGGCGGCGGCTGGCGGAAGGCGGCAGCCTCGCCTCGGGGCTCTCCTCGCTCAAGCCCTACGCCGCCTCGACCCTGAACCTGATCGCCAGCGGCGAGCAGGTGAACCGCCTCGGCAGCGTCCTCATCCACGCCGCCGAGATGCACGAGACCGAGACCCGCCAGCGCATCGACCGCCTGCTCGCCCTGCTCACCCCGCTCGTGACCGTGGCGATCGGCGGCCTGATCGGCGGCCTGATCATCTCGGTGATGGGGGCGATCCTGAGCGTGGGGCAATTGACGCAGTAGGGCTCAAGGGATCCGGGAGAGGGATCCGGGCTCGACATCCGCGCGTTGGCCGCGTTCCTGTCTCGGGAAGTGCCGTGTCCGCCGATCGCCGCCGATATCCGATCCTGCTCGCCGCCTGCATCGTCGCGGCCATCCCGGCCGCGGCGAGCGCGCAGCAAGGCCGCCCCTCGACCCTCGACATGACCTGCGGCCAGGCGCGGAGCTTCCTCGCGGCCCGGGGCGCCGCGGTGCTCGGCACCGGGGGCTACACCTACGACCGATTCGTGCGTGACCGCAGCTTCTGCGAGCCGACGCAGATCACCAAGAACGCCTTCGTGCCGACCCGCGACACGCCGGAATGCCTCGTCGGCTTTCGCTGCATCGAGCCCGGCCGCAACTGGTTCGACGACGAGTAGGGCCGATGGACAGGGCGAAGCGGCGTCGAGGCCCGCAGGGCTCCGACGCCGGACCAAGTCGGCCCTTCGCGTGTCAGCCCTTGGCCAGCAGCGCCTCGATCTCCTGCTTGAGCGCGTCGCGCAGCTCCGGCCGCTCCAGGCCGTAGGCGAGGTTCGCCACCAGGAAGCCGAGCTTCGAGCCGGTGTCGTAGGTCTTGCCGCGATAGTGCATGCCGTAGAACTTCTGCGTCTCCGACAGGCGCTTCATGCCGTCGGTGAGCTGGATCTCGCCGCCGGCCCCGCGCTCGCCGCGCTCGAGGATCGAAAAGATTTCCGGCTGGAGGATGTAGCGGCCCGAGATGATGTAGTTCGACGGCGCGGTGCCCTTCGGCGGCTTCTCCACCATGCCGGTGATCTCGAAGGTGTCGCCGAATTCCTGGCCGACGCTGACGATGCCGTACTGGTGCGTCTGGTCGGGCGCGACCTCCTCGACGGCGATGATGTTGCCGCCGTGCTGGTCGTAGGCCTTGAGCATCTGCACCATGCTGCCGCGGCTGAGCATGTCGGGCAGGATCACCGCGAAAGGCTCGTCGCCGACGATCTCGCGGGCGCACCATACCGCGTGGCCGAGGCCCAGCGGCTCCTGCTGGCGGGTGAAGCTGGTCTGGCCGGCGGCCGGCAGGTCCTTCTTCAGGCCCTCGTAGGCCTCCGTCTTGCCGCGCTCCTGCAGGGTGCGCTCGAGCTCGTAGGAGATGTCGAAATGGTCCTCGATCACCGCCTTGCCACGGCCGGTGACGAAGATGAAATGCTCGATCCCGGCTTCCCGGGCCTCGTCGACCACGTGCTGGACCACCGGACGGTCGACGACCGTCAGCATCTCCTTGGGCACCGCCTTGGTCGCCGGCAGGAAACGGGTGCCGAGGCCCGCGACCGGGAGGACGGCTTTGCGAATGCGTTTCATCGTGCGTGATCCAGTGAACACCAGGGAGCGGCCGGACCGCCCGGCGGGACCGGGCGCATCCGGGCCTCTCACGCCCGGCCGACCCCCTCTCCCAGGCAGCCTTGCCACCGGACAGCTTAATT
This is a stretch of genomic DNA from Methylobacterium sp. 17Sr1-1. It encodes these proteins:
- a CDS encoding type II secretion system F family protein, whose amino-acid sequence is MPRFAYKAYAGDGRSRAGTIEAETRPRAVARLRSDGLQVYEIAEAAAGPAPFWRRDLFGRDRVNDAARIAFLREFGTLVGAGLTVDRALRLVERQAGPALKPVLADLLERVVAGASLSRAMAAHPQAFPRDMVDIVRAGEATGTLVDVVGSLTASIERRDAVRRHLSSAMIYPALLIAMAVGTVAMIVGVLVPALAPLFEGSGQAPPFAIRAAGWLGDTLAATWPFLLGGLALTVLGLARAWRMPAFAAARAQLALRLPLVREIVVGIECGRFCRVLGTLLAAEVPIPDAVAATRPLAGNRVFRRALDEAGRRLAEGGSLASGLSSLKPYAASTLNLIASGEQVNRLGSVLIHAAEMHETETRQRIDRLLALLTPLVTVAIGGLIGGLIISVMGAILSVGQLTQ
- the galU gene encoding UTP--glucose-1-phosphate uridylyltransferase GalU → MKRIRKAVLPVAGLGTRFLPATKAVPKEMLTVVDRPVVQHVVDEAREAGIEHFIFVTGRGKAVIEDHFDISYELERTLQERGKTEAYEGLKKDLPAAGQTSFTRQQEPLGLGHAVWCAREIVGDEPFAVILPDMLSRGSMVQMLKAYDQHGGNIIAVEEVAPDQTHQYGIVSVGQEFGDTFEITGMVEKPPKGTAPSNYIISGRYILQPEIFSILERGERGAGGEIQLTDGMKRLSETQKFYGMHYRGKTYDTGSKLGFLVANLAYGLERPELRDALKQEIEALLAKG